TTCCCTTTCTAGCTAGATATCAATAAGGGAAACGTATTCTTCAATCTTGACAAAGACATTGCAGGGAGACTGGAGAATTTTATCATATATATCTTGATTCAATGTTTCATAATAtggcgcgcgcacacacacatgTCCCTCTCTGAGAGTGATCATGTTGGAGATTTTCAAATGTACCTATTAAAGTGAGTCTTGCTTCTTCGATAAATAATACTCCTTCTGTCTTGATCTATGTGGTACCGTTTGATTAGGCTCAGAGTTTAAAGGCTTTTGAAATTTATGGTCTAAAATAAGACTTAAATGTTTGTATGATGATAAATCATTTCATTAAGGGTAAAGGGAGCATTTTAAAGTTAAGTTGTTCTGAATATAAAAAGATATTTTTTTATGACAGATTATAAAGGAAAAAGTATCATGTAAATTGAGATAAAAAGAGTGTAATACATGTGTATATAAAGCAATATAACCAAAAATTTGTGTTTCACTAATTATAGGAGGGGGCGAACTTTGTTTTCTTTTAATAGAAAAGATCTAGATATTCTGACCTCCCCTAAAGGCAAAATTCTTTTCTTATTAATTAATCTTATGCAACATCACATCGCTCTGTATTAACAGATCCTTCCATAAACCTTTTGGTCTTTAAATTTGGAATTGAACATCAGACGACATATACTTATATATATTACTTAGAATTTAAGTTTATGCATACCATCATGATAAGTTACATGCAGTAATAATTAATTCACAACTATTTATGACAAATATGATCTAATAACATGAAACATGGAGAATTAATAACCTATTataatatgaaaataaaaaattaacaCAGTTATTGTATATTACTTAAACCCATTTATTTAAGCTATTTGAAGTCACACCCATTATTTTGAATTGGCGTTTTTACCTTCTATTTGTAGGGCTCAATCTCTTATTTTAAGCAGAGTTTTTGTCGTATATATTCATTCATTTACTCTCACTTGTTAGGGTTTTAAGGAATGCCAGCGTCAAAGTGTGACATTGATTATGTCCCTAATCTCTACATTAAATTAagggaagaaaagagagcaaagtACAGGGCTCTGTCTTATTGTGGGGTTTATGTTCCATTATAAAAAATAACTTTTTCTCCTTGGCTTGCTAAAAGTAGATAGCAATCTGGAATTCACCTAGATTTAGATAATGGCAAACCAACTAGAATTGAACACATCAAACCAAATAATTGGCTTCAGCAAATAGTGGAAAAGGATTATGTCTATAAATAAATTGGATTGTTAGCTTAAGTTGGAAACCAGAATCTAAGTCTTGACACGTGTTGACGTGGGCaccaaaagaaacaagaaaagtGGGTAAAGCTTTGGACTCCTGCTGGATTAGGTTTCCACTTTCAACTTTCAAAGTCTCACTCCAAATCCAAGGAACTATAGTTAGTATATAATAATATATAGTACTAAATTCGTAGAATATTTGCTGCTTTTAGGGCAACAAAAGCAGATACTTTAGATGACGAATGAGTAATGAGTAATGACCACTTCCTCCAACCAAAAAACAACACATCCACCTGATTCCTTTCCTAGAATAGTACTATATCTTTTATTACAGCTATTGTGCTATTCCTTTTTAAGTTTTCTAGCCCTACAAGTAGCCGCTTTGAACGGAGCACCTCCAGATTTTATGGAAAGTTATTAAATAGGGAATAATAAGCATTTTAGAATGTGATTAAAAAAGATTTAGTGCGTGCAGAGGCAAGGCAGACGCATACTATAACGAGAGAAATCACTGGCACCAGAAAATTTCGCAAAAGCTCAATGTATACTTGcaaatatttttaagaaatagttgacATTAATATAGGTTCCCGTACCAATCTTAATGAGAAGTGATAAATTTATATTGAATATTATGGTGCCCCGCGACCGCTGAACCCTATGTTCGATCCGCCTCTGAGTTTGTGAGTgctactccctccggttcacaaaaagtgaccaatttgctttgggcacacccattaaggaaatactaaattctagatgaaaatagttagtgtgactaaactacccttcatTAAAGGTTGCACCATAGTTATAGTAGTATttacttctcttctcaaatgtgaggagtaaatgactttttagggatacgtacataagggtaatttcagaaaaacaaattgaattttttttaattatataaatggacacttattttggaccaaaataaaaaaataaattgatcacttattatcGACCGGAGAGAGAGTAACATCTTTTTCTATGGAGTAGTGCATAATGGTGATGACTGTTAATTTGATTCTTATAGTAGTGACTTTTTTCCTGAAAACATAATCTATATATGGAGCTGTTTAATAGTAGTTTCCAATTAGTGATTCATTATTAATAGTTTATAGGAGGATCAGGGCAGCATTTGTTCCATCTACCAAGACAAATTAATACACCCCTCGGATAATATGCGAAATCACCTAGAAAATTTGGAGTTTCATACTATAGGAAGACTTACAAATTTGAGATTCAGAAGATTGTTACACGAGCCCTGAGCTATACtttaaggggttgtttggttggCCTCCTCAATTTAGTATTTACTGTATAAACAATCCTTAAAATTATATACTGTATAAACAATCCTTAAAATTATATACTCTATAAACAATCCTTAAAATTATATAGTTCCTATATAGTTAGTTCGTGAACCAAACAACCTCttaatatttttgtttattttcaggATACGTATGGGTAGAATGAGGAGATTAATTTTAGGGATAAAAATCCTCCCAATATTAGGGGATATTTTATTTCGCGAGTGACAACTATGAGGGGACTCAGTTCTCTCCTCGCCCACAGGTCCTTACACTTTTTATAACACACTCCtacttaattattttataatatatttacTGATTGAGGTAGGATTTTCACTAAGAAATTCAAAATATTAAGAATTAAACAcatgaaaaatttaaaaactatttATACTATATAAATTTTCAGCGAAACTTTTCTTGGATAAGGATAGCTCTGCGCCGCATACATActcttatttaattattttatatatttatgtAAGTGAGTAAGTGACATAATCTTTTCATCTAACTTTCAATTCTCACCAAACATTGAGCATAAGACTGCAATTCCATTCATAATTGACTCGCTAGTCATTAACAATTTAGGGTGAAGTTTGTACTACTACTTGAGTTGAAAGGAACTCTAGAGAAACCTTTTGGACTTTGCTCGGCCGATGGGTCAATTCCCTAGAATATTATGTAAAGGCTTTTTAGGGAAGCTTTACATAAATAGCCAGTAGAAttcaatatttattttttctatcaAGTATACATAAACTGTACATTAATTATATCTAAatgaataatatatatatatatgttataaatcCGCATTTTTTGCTTAATTAATTAATGGACTGCTATTTAAGTTAATTAGTCAAAGAAAAGAAGTACCCAAATATTGGGCCTTACCAAAAGCTTATAGAAGGTCCAGCATTATCATTTTCTAGATGGGCTTGCTCTAACAAGAATTAGATGAATCAGTtttgggagaaattaaaaaatagccatattTACAAGTagccattcaaaaatagccacagtttcaaaagaaatcaaaatttagccatttttcatgtaaagataaatctgaacgaaaacactgttcaaaattcagaaaatactccagcataatatactggaactgtactggagttctagtatattatgctggaagtccagtatatttacttccagcataatataccggagtttcagtataatatatcggtcctgcataatatgctggaagttcatacacaagtactccaatctccagtatattatgccaGAACTTTCCGCGTATTGGATTtcaagcataatatgctggaagttcatatacaggtgcaccgatctccagtatattatgctggaactttccgtgttgcagaaAAATAGTAACTATTTTTCAATGGCATTGCAAGcattggctatttttgaatgaccaatccgaaactGGCTAGCCCGCTCTATTTTTACATCAATTTTAGGCACCCTTCTTTTGTACCTATCATTGTGTTGCTAGGATTTTGCAATGAATTCAGCTAGAGGTGTCAAATTTGACCAATAAATTTGTAACCCGCCATCCCGGCCCGAAAGTTAACGTGTTAGGTCAAAGTCTTATAGCTAAAAGTCTTCGGAGCTTAAGTAGATGAAGGCATCTTGGTAAAACGTTGGTTGGAATATACATTAATAATCATAAAATTTGTAATTTCACAGGCTTTAAAAATTTTGTGAATTGGTACTGGCTTAGAGTCAGATCTTAGTTGCAATTCTTGAATTCTCATATTCTatgattttgtcaacttttcatcTAGAGGAATAGAGTTTCCTGGGAGTTGTCGGCGGCTCGACGATCTTTATTCCACGTTTACAGAGGTGAAGCTTTTGACaggtatttttttatttatttgtaggTTTCTCTACTTCAGGCTCTTCCGAGGGCCTTTGTTTTATAATAAGTGTAACTTGCCGGGCATAGATTAGTTGCTTCGATTTGAGTAATAATTGGATGGATTAGGTTATAACCCGTTATTTAACTTATATTGATCCAACCCATTTTGACCCAAACAAACTTTCGACGAATTAAGTCATAACCCGTTTATTGACTCAACGGATTTTGACCTGCCCAAATTTAATCAATCCGTCTGTTTGCCGCCCTCAAATTCAAGAGATACATTGATTTTGATGCTTAGATAATTGAACAATGAAAGTTCTCAGTCTCACGTAACACATGATCAGGTTATGAGTCATGAACTGAAAATACTACCCTCATAGGTAATTTATCCTCAAAACTttgtgggcgtttggacataagaattgtcaAATTTcaaaaaagtgattttttttttcaaataaatatagtatttgaaaattagaactgtgtttggacatgaatataattttgggttatttttaaatttttgtgagtgatctgagtaaaaatttttaaaaataactttttggagtttttcaaattttcaaacaatTCCAAAATtaatcttcaagtgaaaattgaaaattttgtgatcaaacactgatttcgaaaaaagtgaaaaaattcttctgtccaaacgggctcttagtgtGGAACTCTTTAAATTTGGGTACAAACTTTTCCAAAGGCTATAGTATTCTGAATTCATCGAAATTTCAACACAAATATTCAGAAGAAAATAATTGTACGTACTAGGAAATGAGAACAATAAAATGAACAACTGTCTTTATTATTACAGGGAAAGATAGCAGCCCTCAAATAAAGACTACAGATTGATTGAAAAGCAAAGCTGAAAAAGAGAGCCTTTGGATAGTCAGCTATCTCCGCAAAGGCAAAGTTCcatttttctttcattattacTGGGGAAGATAGCAGTGCAGTCACAATACAGAGACAACAGATTGATCGAAAAAGCAAATTAGGCTGCGAAATTTAGAGGCGGGAAGATGCAATAGGATGATGCATGACAATGTTATTGTAGGCATCAAGAGTCAGAAAATCATCCAAGATTGGTGCAGTACATTGCCTTGTGAATAACTTGCAAGCCTCTTTGTACATTCCCTTCTTGAATTTCTCTTTTCCAACTTCTCTCTCAATCCTAGCCATTTCTTCTTCAACCACTCTTCCAAATAGGTCCAAATTCACCTTCACACCGAGGCCATCTCCGTCCAATTCCGCTCCATATTTCAACCACTGCCAGTTTTGGACTCTGCTAATCTCAGCTGTGGCAGCATCTTCCATCAGGTTGTAAAGAGGGACAGAGCCAGCTCCTGTTAACCAGGCTGCTAAGTACTGAATTCCCACTCGGGTGTTCAGCCGGAGACCCTCCATCGTTCGGACACCTCTCGGCCTCTGCAGCAAGTCTTCTTCAGTTAGGACTGATGCATCGTGGCGCTTCATGGAGTGGATTAGGTTAGGTGCATTGGACATGTTGTTAGTGAATACTTCCATGCAAGCGGGAATTAGGCCAGGATGAGCTGCCCATGTTCCATCATGCCCTGCCTTCACTTCTCTTAGCTTATCTTTCCTTACTAGTTCCAATGCTGCCTCATTTGCTGCTGGATCATCTCTGATTGGAATCTGAGCTGCCTGTTTCAAGGATTCAACAAAGCCATTATGCATCAAATGATCATGTACCATAATATTCCAAATTTATCCTAATGCAAAAAACTGAAGGACAACCACATTGCAGCCGATGCGCTGGCCAACCTAGCCTCTTCCACACATATCAACAGCATGAAGGTTGTTCCTAGAGCACACCTACAGCGCTCTGATGCAGGAACGATCATGTACATACTTCTCTAAAATCAATACTTGAAAGACTGGATGTATAGCTTGAAAGCTCTACCGGTAGTGCCACCCTGTATGCTATTCGCGCCAACCCTCTAAATGATCTCGGCAAAATAAGGGATGCAACACAAGAACTTCCACGGGGTCACTCATCCTAGTAGCATGCTAATGCTTCCTCGTCATATGGTTGGCATTTATGCATTTTAATTGACTTCATAGTCATTATATAACAAATGTGCCTGTGTAGAATTAAATAAAAGAACATAAATGAAAACAAAAAGGAGATGAACTAGTATTGACATACCATGCCTCCCATAGCATGGACGCCATGTTTATGACAGGTGTGGATGAGCAAGTCAGAGTAACTTCTCATAAAGTGTTGAGACATGCCAACAAGAACTCTATCAGGGAGCAGGCGATCGGGGTGAGCCTGGAAAGTCTTGACGTAGCTGAAAATGTAATCCCATCTACCACAGTTGAGGCCAACAGAATGGTCCCTCAGTTCATACAATATTTCATTCATCTGAAACACAGCCGGAAGAGTTTCAATCAGGACAGTTGCCCTAATGCTTCCTTTCTCAATTCCAGCCCATTTCTCTGCCTTCTCAAACACATTGTTCCATATTCTTGCTTCCCTGtccaaacaaaagaaaatttttaacTACATTTCTTGAAGTTTTAACTTTCAAATACTATTTAAATTCAACTAACAAAAAGACCACTAACCTAGAATTTTCCATTTTGGGAAGATAGAAAAAGGGTCCAAATCCTTGTCCTTGCGTCTTGCGGAAGTTGGCAAAGTTGTGGAAAAAGTAGAGGCCGAAGTCGACAAGGCAACCAGTAGCAGGTTCACCATCAATGAAGATGTGAGCTTCAGGCAAATGCCAGCCTCTTGGGCGCACGAATAGCTTAGCCGTCTGATCATTCAGTTTATAAACTCTGTTTCTGGCTTGATCATGGAATGATATTGTTCCATTCACTGCATCTCTCAAATTTACTTGGCCTCTCATTAGATTCTCCCAACTTGGAGACAGTGCATCTTCAAAATCTGCCTGTGGAATATACACAACAAATCTAGGAGTTAATTAATGGAACTTGATTACCAGTAGTTTATAAACTGCATCACTATATGGAGGAAGAAAAAACAAAATATACATATTCTGGATGGACTTCCAGTCCAATTTGAAGTTAACTTACTTAAGTTCCAGTGCCAACACTCAAATTGCTTAAATTAACTATTTCCTTTAACATAATTTACCACTGCCTTTTTACACAATTATTTTGAACATCTGGAGATATCATTAGTTAATCTACAATACCATTCACTCTTTCTAGCACTGATCTACTAAATTTTACCATTACTAGTACTAACCAAACCGAAATttaagggtaagttctacagagtggtggtCAGACTAGCGAtgctgtatggggctgagtgcTGTTATTGTTGTGGTACTAACCAAACCATATTTTGTTTTCTATTCAAGTCGTAACTGATAAACGTTATATGCTTGCTACATGACAAAATCGTGCTCATGTCGGCCGAGGCGGATCCAAAAGTTTGAAGATCACAGGTGCACTTTTAGATTCAACCAAAATTTGCTTTATATATAGGGTGACACTGCTAATATATCactattttctaaaattatatacatatatatatatatgaaattttTACCAAACTTTAAGTGTGCCGGTAATTACCCCTCTTGGTATAGCATAGGTCCACCTCTATTCATATGGTCTTGCATTACAAGCTCCACGTCGAGTCATATCATAAGGTGACCACTATACAAAAATCACTTGTTTCAAACTTGGTCACAACGGCTACATACAATAGTACCCTAAGTTTCCTTCTCTTTTCGCTTTTTTAAATCTTGAAAGTTACTACCATCTTTCTAGTCACTACTATATAAGTAAAAGAAGTTTTATACTATCAGTATATTTTAATCTCTTTTACTAGATAACCGACCTTATTTTTTAAAGTACTACCCCTATTTAGGTAAGAGTGACCAGATACCGTAAAAATTATCGATACCGTAAAATTGACGTACCATGAAAACTTTGGCACCAGAATTAAGGGCATTTATAATCATTTTCCTCTCAACAGGTCCAGTTATCTCCACCCTTCGATCAGCCACAGCCTGTGGCACAGGAGCACACATCCACTCTCCTTCCCTAATATATTTAGTCGCTGGATCAAAACCTGGCAATCCTCCATTATTATATCTCATTTTGGCCTCTTTTCTGCACTCCATAGCATACTTAATATGGCTCCTGAATTCCCTCTGTAAATCAGCTACAAATTGCAAAGCATCCCTAGTTAAAATCTTGGAAAATTCAGGATCATATCTTCCTCTAATGCCCACTCCTTCAGGTACATCATAACCCATCATTCCACTAGTCTTTTTTAGAACAAAGTTATTGGGTTGAAGAAATGTCTCAAAGCTAACCATTTTTGGTAGTTTTCACTAGTATATTTTTGGTTCTTGTTTTTTCAATGTAGCAACGGCGAGGAAAAGGTGCTTTAGATTGGTGAAATTTATAATATGTGGATAGCTACTGATTTaatgatttttccctttttaatattgtatttaaatgTGGTTGTAAGGCTTATCGTTATGGGTCTAAAATTAGAGAAATGCATGGCGTTATGTGCGTCAGATGATAAAATGAAGGTGATGTTCTATCTTCGTTCTTGATATATTCAAACAAGGATAATGAAGAGGACTGGTTTTTGATAATTGTGCCAGCCTCGGGAGTTGCAATTTGTTGAGATATATTGGATTATTTAACTGTCTTCTTTGACAAGTGGCATGTTTTGGAGTTTTTGTGCAACGTGTGTTTATGGGAATAGAAGAAAAGTCATTAAAAGTGGTGTATAAttaaaacaattaatgaaaatagAGCTACATAAGCAATTCATGAGTAACAACGACTGAACAACTTCTCAATAATGAATTTTAAGAGTTGAAAGATACTCATTTTCTCCTGTCTACAATAAATGatcaatttattttttaattttgatcTACAATAAGTGtttatttatataatcaaaaaaaattaatttaattttataaaattacccttatgtacatATTCCTAAAAAATTTTCTTACTCCtaacattaaatatttaattaaggataatttagtcatactaggtatttttgtatagaatttagtatttttttaatggGCGCAGCAAATTGGttacttattgtgaaccggagggagtaataaTCTATTTGGTCAAGGTTCTAAAATAAGCTTATTtgagaaatatatttttttaaaaatatttttgatgagAAGTAATTTgtatttgattaattaatttaaaattattttaacaaTTAATATTTGGACAaggttttaaaaaaatttaagagttct
This sequence is a window from Nicotiana sylvestris chromosome 3, ASM39365v2, whole genome shotgun sequence. Protein-coding genes within it:
- the LOC104226359 gene encoding malate synthase, glyoxysomal; this translates as MVSFETFLQPNNFVLKKTSGMMGYDVPEGVGIRGRYDPEFSKILTRDALQFVADLQREFRSHIKYAMECRKEAKMRYNNGGLPGFDPATKYIREGEWMCAPVPQAVADRRVEITGPVERKMIINALNSGAKVFMADFEDALSPSWENLMRGQVNLRDAVNGTISFHDQARNRVYKLNDQTAKLFVRPRGWHLPEAHIFIDGEPATGCLVDFGLYFFHNFANFRKTQGQGFGPFFYLPKMENSREARIWNNVFEKAEKWAGIEKGSIRATVLIETLPAVFQMNEILYELRDHSVGLNCGRWDYIFSYVKTFQAHPDRLLPDRVLVGMSQHFMRSYSDLLIHTCHKHGVHAMGGMAAQIPIRDDPAANEAALELVRKDKLREVKAGHDGTWAAHPGLIPACMEVFTNNMSNAPNLIHSMKRHDASVLTEEDLLQRPRGVRTMEGLRLNTRVGIQYLAAWLTGAGSVPLYNLMEDAATAEISRVQNWQWLKYGAELDGDGLGVKVNLDLFGRVVEEEMARIEREVGKEKFKKGMYKEACKLFTRQCTAPILDDFLTLDAYNNIVMHHPIASSRL